The following coding sequences are from one Odontesthes bonariensis isolate fOdoBon6 chromosome 10, fOdoBon6.hap1, whole genome shotgun sequence window:
- the mafba gene encoding transcription factor MafB, which produces MLQQVSAERWRSQKNYCMKQERRQETLVNKSVFATFASTVAHLQKSRDNNMSAELSMGPELPSSPLALEYVNDFDLMKFDVKKEGLAGLDRNGVRQCNRLQPQGSVSSTPISTPCSSVPSSPSFSPTEQKHHLEELYWMPNNGYHQQLDPQTLSLTPEDAVEALIGTTAHGHPPPPHVQQQLQQQGAFEGYRGPHHHSHHGHSQQHHHPYAGGMQHHADELSGHPGGHSHPHNQHHHHHSQDPDSPSPVSPESHQSLHHHRHHHHHHPHGHLSQSAAHHGSGGGLNVEDRFSDDQLVSMSVRELNRHLRGFTKDEVIRLKQKRRTLKNRGYAQSCRFKRVQQKHVLENEKTQLINQVEQLKAEISRLARERDAYKLKCEKLTGSGANNGFREAGSTSDNPSSPEFFM; this is translated from the coding sequence ATGCTACAGCAAGTCAGTGCAGAGCGGTGGAGGAGCCAAAAGAACTATTGCATGAAACAAGAAAGGAGACAAGAGACGCTGGTTAACAAGTCAGTTTTTGCGACGTTCGCTAGTACCGTTGCCCATCTGCAAAAGAGTCGCGACAACAACATGAGTGCAGAGCTGAGCATGGGCCCGGAGCTACCCAGCAGCCCTCTGGCTCTGGAATATGTCAACGATTTTGATCTGATGAAGTTTGACGTGAAGAAGGAAGGTCTGGCCGGGTTGGATCGCAACGGGGTGCGCCAGTGTAACCGTCTCCAACCTCAAGGCTCCGTATCCTCCACCCCTATCAGTACACCCTGCAGCTCAGTGCCCTCCTCACCCAGCTTCAGTCCCACGGAGCAGAAACACCACCTAGAGGAGCTGTACTGGATGCCGAACAACGGGTACCATCAGCAGTTGGACCCGCAGACGCTAAGTCTGACCCCTGAGGACGCAGTGGAGGCCTTGATTGGAACCACGGCTCACGGCCACCCTCCGCCTCCGCATGTCCAacaacagctgcagcagcaaggcGCTTTTGAGGGCTACAGGGGCCCGCACCACCACAGCCATCACGGCCACAGCCAGCAACACCATCACCCATATGCGGGGGGCATGCAGCACCACGCCGACGAGCTGTCCGGACACCCCGGCGGACACAGTCACCCACACAACCAGCATCACCATCACCACAGCCAAGACCCCGACAGCCCATCCCCGGTTTCCCCAGAGTCTCATCAGTCACTTCACCATCACCgccaccaccatcaccaccacccGCACGGCCACCTGAGCCAGTCGGCGGCGCACCACGGCTCCGGGGGCGGGCTGAACGTGGAGGACCGCTTCTCCGACGACCAGTTGGTGTCCATGTCGGTGAGGGAGCTCAACAGACACCTGCGGGGCTTCACCAAGGACGAGGTCATCCGTCTCAAGCAGAAGAGGAGGACCCTGAAGAACCGGGGATACGCTCAGTCCTGCAGGTTCAAGCGCGTGCAGCAGAAACACGTGCTGGAAAACGAGAAGACGCAGCTGATCAACcaggtggagcagctgaaggcgGAGATCAGCCGGCTGGCGAGGGAGAGGGACGCCTACAAACTCAAGTGCGAGAAACTGACGGGGTCAGGGGCCAATAACGGGTTCCGCGAGGCTGGCTCAACCAGTGACAACCCCTCATCGCCAGAGTTTTTCATGTGA